The Argopecten irradians isolate NY chromosome 6, Ai_NY, whole genome shotgun sequence genome has a window encoding:
- the LOC138326117 gene encoding uncharacterized protein, translating to MLSMLCFVSCGPMLSMLCFVSCGSVFCGPVLSMLCFVSCGPVLSMLCFVSCGPVLSMLCFVSCGSVLSMLCFVSCGPVLSMLCFVSCGPVLSLLCFVSCGPVLSMLCFTLLTRFHTS from the exons ATGTTGtcaatgttgtgttttgtgaGTTGTGGTCCTATGTTGtcaatgttgtgttttgtgaGTTGTGGTTCTGTGTT TTGTGGTCCTGTGTTGtcaatgttgtgttttgtgaGTTGTGGTCCTGTGTTGtcaatgttgtgttttgtgaGTTGTGGTCCTGTGTTGtcaatgttgtgttttgtgaGTTGTGGTTCTGTGTTGtcaatgttgtgttttgtgaGTTGTGGTCCTGTGTTGtcaatgttgtgttttgtgaGTTGTGGTCCTGTGTTGTCACTGTTGTGTTTTGTGAGTTGTGGTCCTGTGTTGtcaatgttgtgtttt ACCCTACTGACCAGATTCCACACATCATGA